A window from Oncorhynchus mykiss isolate Arlee chromosome 9, USDA_OmykA_1.1, whole genome shotgun sequence encodes these proteins:
- the LOC110532820 gene encoding SPRY domain-containing SOCS box protein 1 has protein sequence MGQSIPGGIKTIDMRDPAFRPLKLELAALDHAKPSRLDLLLDMPPAGQEVQMQHSWNNNDRSLNIFVKDDNKLVFHRHPVAQSTDAIRACIGYTRGLHVWEISWAMRQRGTHAIVGVATGDAPLHSVGYTTLVGNNHESWGWDLGRNKLHHDGKNQPSKTYPAFLEPDDTFLVPDSFLVVLDMDEGTLSYIVDGQYLGVAFRGLKGRKLYPVVSAVWGHCEIRIRYINGLDPEPLPLLELCRRSVRVALGRERLSEIHGLPLPASLKNYLLYQ, from the exons ATGGGGCAGAGCATCCCTGGAGGCATAAAGACTATTGACATGAGAGACCCGGCGTTCAGGCCTCTGAAGCTGGAGTTGGCAGCCCTGGACCACGCCAAGCCCTCCAGGCTGGATCTGCTGCTGGACATGCCCCCTGCTGGACAGGAGGTCCAGATGCAGCACTCGTGGAACAACAACGACCGATCGCTCAACATCTTCGTCAAGGACGACAACAAACTGGTCTTTCATCGGCACCCCGTGGCTCAGAGCACGGATGCCATCCGGGCCTGTATCGGCTACACCCGGGGGCTCCACGTCTGGGAGATCAGCTGGGCCATGAGACAGCGGGGAACGCACGCCATTGTCGGCGTGGCGACAGGAGACGCGCCGTTACATTCTGTAGGCTACACGACCCTGGTCGGTAACAACCACGAGTCCTGGGGCTGGGACCTGGGACGAAATAAACTGCACCACGATGGGAAGAACCAGCCCAGTAAGACATACCCAGCGTTCCTGGAGCCGGATGACACGTTTCTAGTCCCCGACTCGTTCCTGGTAGTGTTGGACATGGACGAGGGGACTCTGAGCTATATAGTGGACGGACAATACCTTGGGGTGGCTTTCAGAGGACTCAAGGGGAGGAAGCTGTACCCTGTCGTCAGTGCTGTGTGGGGGCACTGTGAAATACGAATCCGCTACATCAATGGACTGGATC ctgaGCCTCTCCCTCTGCTGGAGCTGTGTCGGCGCTCTGTGAGGGTAGCTTTAGGCAGAGAACGACTGAGTGAGATCCATGGTCTGCCTCTACCGGCCTCTCTCAAGAATTACCTTCTCTACCAATGA
- the LOC110518319 gene encoding uncharacterized protein LOC110518319 produces the protein MAPIRRLSLPASIKNYQGAALCPLIIYTECHYPQSTPHPRSPSLGLSPLRVLAGGQFAGLHSASVTFTNKINSLKNSAIAVFKVFLFYFVAANYTNPISHLVQQHRLTGELSSHSISHLVQQHRLAGELSSHSISHLVQQHRLTGELSSHSISHLVQQHRLTGELSSHSISHLVQQHRLTGELSSHSISHLVQQHRLTGELSSHSISHLVQQHRLTGELSSHSISHLVQQHRLTGELSSHSISHLVQQHRLTGELSSHSISHLVQQHRLTGELSSHSISHLVQQHRLTGELSSHSISHLVQQHRLTGELSSHSISHLVQQHRLTGS, from the exons ATGGCTCCGATCCGTCGGCTGTCCCTGCCGGCCTCCATAAAGAACTACCAAGGGGCTGCCCTGTGCCCTCtcataatatacactgagtgtcaCT atccacagagCACGCCTCACCCTCGCTCACCGTCTTTGGGATTGTCCCCACTGAGG GTGTTGGCGGGTGGTCAATTTGCAGGGCTCCACAGTGCCAGCGTTACGTTCACCAACAAAATAAATAGTCTGAAGAATTCTGCAAtagctgttttcaaagtatttctgttttatttcgTAGCTGCTAATTATACTAATCCTATATCCCACCTGGTGCAGCAACACCGCCTGACAGGGGAGCTGAGCTCACATTCTATATCCCACCTG GTGCAGCAACACCGCCTGGCAGGGGAGCTGAGCTCACATTCTATATCCCACCTGGTGCAGCAACACCGCCTGACAGGGGAGCTGAGCTCACATTCTATATCCCACCTGGTGCAGCAACACCGCCTGACAGGGGAGCTGAGCTCACATTCTATATCCCACCTGGTGCAGCAACACCGCCTGACAGGGGAGCTGAGCTCACATTCTATATCCCACCTGGTGCAGCAACACCGCCTGACAGGGGAGCTGAGCTCACATTCTATATCCCACCTGGTGCAGCAACACCGCCTGACAGGGGAGCTGAGCTCACATTCTATATCCCACCTGGTGCAGCAACACCGCCTGACAGGGGAGCTGAGCTCACATTCTATATCCCACCTGGTGCAGCAACACCGCCTGACAGGGGAGCTGAGCTCACATTCTATATCCCACCTGGTGCAGCAACACCGCCTGACAGGGGAGCTGAGCTCACATTCTATATCCCACCTGGTGCAGCAACACCGCCTGACAGGGGAGCTGAGCTCACATTCTATATCCCACCTGGTGCAGCAACACCGCCTGACAGGGGAGCTGAGCTCACATTCTATATCCCACCTGGTGCAGCAACACCGCCTGACAGGGAGCTGA